GTGTGGAAGAAATATCATTGAATGAAATACCATAGGCGCTCATTTTGTCAGGATCGAGCCAGATGCGCATGGCGTAACGTTTCTGACCGAATATGTTGATAGCGCTTACGCCGTCGATGGTCTGAAGACTTTGCTGAAGAACATTCTCCGCGTATTCGCTCAATTCCAATAAACCTTTAGAAGGGCTTTGGACCGCCAATAGCAGGATAAAATCACTGTTGGCATCGGCTTTGATCACAACGGGCGGAGCATCCACATCCTGCGGAAGGTTACGTTGGGCCTGGCTTACCTTGTCACGAACGTCATTGGCTGCTCCTTCAAGGTCAGCTTCGAGGTTAAATTCAACGGTAATATTGCTGGATCCGATCTGGCTGGAAGAACTGATACTTTTGATACCCGGGATACCATTGATACTCTTTTCGAGCGGTTCAGTGATCTGGCTTTCAATGATATCGGCATTCGCACCGGTGTAACTCGTTCGGACGTTCACAACCGGGGGGTCAATGGCCGGGTAGTCGCGCAATGATAGGAAGTTATAGCCTACTACACCAAACAGGATGATCAGCAGGTTCATGACGACAGCCAATACCGGCCGCTTCAGGGATAATTCAGATATATTCATAGAACAGGTTTCAAAGGAACAGTCATTACAACTCCGTACTTACTACTTGGCAAAATTTAAGCTTTTTACGCTTCTCACTTTCACAGGAGCATCAGGACGGGCAAATAATACACCCGAAACGACCACAGTATCTCCAACATTCAAACCGCTTTTCACTTCCACCACATCTTCTCGTCTGTCACCGGTTTCAATGCTTACGAACATGGCCTTGCCACCTTTTACGGTAACGGCCTTTTTGCCCTGGGCTTCGGGGATAATGCAGTTTGTGGGGATCAGGATACTGTTTTTATTTGAACTTGCATTTAAATATACTTTTGCAAAAGACCCCGGACTGGTATTGCCTGAGTTCAGGACAGCGCGAACCGTGATATTTCTGGTAGTCTGGTTTACCTGTGGTTCCAGGGCAATGATCCTGGCCGTTTCTCTTTTTCCGGAATTCTGATCCAGCAACACTTCCACATTTGAACCTTTGGACACATATTGCTGATAGCTTTCGGGCACCGTAAAGTCAATTCTCAAGTTGGTAAGTTGCTGCATGGTCGCGATGACGCTGTTCGGCGATACGTATGAACCCTCGCTTACTTTCCTCAAACCGATTACACCGGTAAACGGCGCTTTCACAACGGTTTTATCAATCAAAGCCTGCGTGTAAACCATATCTGCCTTTAAGGTACTGACCTGATTTACCGCAAGATCATAGTCGGCCTGGTTGATACCATTAACTGCAACGAGCTGCTTTAAGCGCTTTTCCGTGGTTTCCGCCAGATCCAG
The genomic region above belongs to Dyadobacter pollutisoli and contains:
- a CDS encoding efflux RND transporter periplasmic adaptor subunit: MKSVCPDVPLKLNKPFYHLLITGTLFFTLSCGEKKDTFQQKGGGGPTIVDVIIAKSERVSDKVEVNGTVVANEYAELRPEVSGLLTFLDVPEGKTVQKGTIIAKINSADLMAQLNRSKIQLDLAETTEKRLKQLVAVNGINQADYDLAVNQVSTLKADMVYTQALIDKTVVKAPFTGVIGLRKVSEGSYVSPNSVIATMQQLTNLRIDFTVPESYQQYVSKGSNVEVLLDQNSGKRETARIIALEPQVNQTTRNITVRAVLNSGNTSPGSFAKVYLNASSNKNSILIPTNCIIPEAQGKKAVTVKGGKAMFVSIETGDRREDVVEVKSGLNVGDTVVVSGVLFARPDAPVKVRSVKSLNFAK